One Scyliorhinus canicula chromosome 14, sScyCan1.1, whole genome shotgun sequence genomic region harbors:
- the gjb8 gene encoding gap junction protein beta 8, which produces MNWGQLHLILGGVNRHSTSIGKIWLSVIFVFRIMILVVAAESVWGDEQSDFVCNTLQPGCKNVCYDQFFPMSHIRLWCLQVIFISTPALLVSLHVAYRQHEEKKCLEKRQGLLKKEEVEALRQQKMRIVGAFWWTYVISIVFRILFETVFTYMLYFLYGGFQMARLVKCSASPCPNIVDCFISRPTEKTVFIIFMTVVSGVCGLLNVAELFYLLVKACMRQTRRRHHPNHLPRSSEKEQNEMNELLSTTHQKMVLESNKTS; this is translated from the coding sequence ATGAATTGGGGGCAGCTGCACCTTATCCTAGGAGGTGTCAACAGGCACTCCACCAGCATCGGCAAAATCTGGCTCTCCGTCATCTTCGTTTTTCGCATTATGATTCTGGTGGTGGCGGCGGAGAGTGTTTGGGGAGATGAACAGTCAGACTTCGTCTGTAACACCCTGCAGCCTGGCTGCAAGAACGTGTGCTACGACCAGTTCTTTCCCATGTCCCACATCCGCCTGTGGTGCCTCCAGGTCATCTTCATCTCCACGCCCGCCCTCCTGGTCTCCCTGCACGTCGCGTACAGACAGCACGAAGAGAAGAAGTGTTTGGAAAAGCGGCAGGGCCTCTTGAAGAAGGAGGAAGTGGAGGCCCTGAGGCAACAGAAAATGCGGATCGTCGGTGCTTTTTGGTGGACCTATGTGATCAGCATCGTCTTCCGAATCCTCTTTGAGACGGTTTTCACCTACATGCTGTATTTCCTGTACGGTGGCTTTCAGATGGCTCGCCTAGTAAAGTGCAGTGCCTCGCCCTGCCCCAACATCGTGGACTGCTTCATTTCCAGACCCACCGAGAAGACTGTCTTCATAATCTTCATGACGGTGGTTTCTGGGGTCTGCGGGCTGCTGAACGTGGCGGAGTTGTTTTATTTGCTAGTTAAGGCGTGCATGAGGCAAACGCGCCGGCGGCACCACCCCAACCACCTGCCCAGGAGCTCCGAGAAGGAGCAGAACGAGATGAACGAACTCTTGTCCACCACACACCAGAAAATGGTCTTGGAGTCGAATAAAACGTCCTGA